CCCGAGGCAGGGACAGGCCGGGGCAGAGGTGAGGTGCCGCGGCATGTCCCTCGTCGAGATGCTCGTCGCCATCGCGATCGTTTCGACTCTGCTCGCGCTTGCCGTAGTCGGCATTCGCGGCTCCAGACAGT
The window above is part of the Synechococcales cyanobacterium CNB genome. Proteins encoded here:
- a CDS encoding type II secretion system protein, yielding MRCRGMSLVEMLVAIAIVSTLLALAVVGIRGSRQ